Proteins encoded within one genomic window of Carassius gibelio isolate Cgi1373 ecotype wild population from Czech Republic chromosome A4, carGib1.2-hapl.c, whole genome shotgun sequence:
- the LOC127968823 gene encoding uncharacterized protein LOC127968823 isoform X24, whose amino-acid sequence MKRRRIKPLKEAEDHVLRCIDKTDALEAKHINDYKGRGVFALIPFIKGDFVVEYRGEMISLIEAEQRREANQDTFFMFDFIWQNKKWSIDATHEDGTLGRLINDDHINPNCTMKRIIVEGKPCLCLFAARDIIPGEELTYDYGGSHWPWRKPPCKDDDNMTAIENCSEDSVTTEGTSRFTAEPPCKDDDNMTAIENCSDDSVTTEGTSRFTAKPPCKDDDNMTAIENCSDDSVTTEGTSRFTAKPPCKDDDNMTAIENCSEDSVTTEGISRFTAEPLVDYSDTEDEVLCSKIKTSYKKRSVIHDDSDDLFENSSVNGKDDQDIQRDVRRNHASFAMSEQHSACTTASKRAKNTRARGKIAEYSDVSSEDELSVSEEEYIPDTSESYTSDSSMSFTASPKGKEKKLQTLPVRSSSAVNRIKKFSIQSSGDLGSSQNHDIAKVPDTSSILDSATSVVIPAVIKKRGGLRMYSKKQQCFFCEGAFTKISRHLERKHRNEVEVAKALSHPKGSKERRMQLEYLRNKGNFAYNSTVINTGAGLMIPRKLPKKNLEGESFMHCIYCKGLFLKKTLWRHVKVCKFKPGDEKPKPGKTRVQVLCGFAQPPPPGVTHGVWKLLNSMNQDQVALETRNDWCILELGKHLYNKYGSRVKMHEHIRQKMRELGRLLICAREVSPLTSIKELIHPTNFMHTINAVKRAAGYNEETNVFEKASVAVKLGQSLNKIAMLIESHSTIRGDEKTGKIANSFQQLYKSRWPEYISTTARRTLEEAKWNSPQLLPFTEDVKLLHIYLDEQEKTHRKLLLTQPSSQHWAKLAKITLTQVMLFNRRREGEVSQMPLSAYISSNQSDAHPDISMALTDLENKLCQYFKRVEIRGKRGRKVPVLLTPSMQESISLLLENRNTCGIPNENPFLFARPYAMTFFRGSDCIREFAVACSAKNPQTLTSTKLRKQIGTLSEVLNLSNTELDQLADFLGHDIRVHRQFYRLPEGTLQLAKISKILLALEKGRLADFKGRNLNEINIDPEEEVTVDSDLEESTSSPKECTTVSSSQHTVCENGTLPADPVSKKKRGYVKKTAWNKLEIQAVEKHMMRFINNHKIPGKADCMRCKEAEPLALKNREWSTLKFYIKNRISALNRKYLPN is encoded by the exons ATGAAACGGAGAAGAATAAAACCGTTAAAAGAAGCGGAAGATCATGTTCTCCGTTGCATCGACAAGACCGACGCACTGGAGGCCAAACACATAAACGATTATAAAG GTCGTGGAGTCTTTGCCTTAATTCCTTTTATTAAAGGAGATTTTGTTGTCGAATATAGGGGAGAAATGATTAGCTTAATTGAAGCCGAACAAAGAAGAGAGGCCAAtcaagacactttttttatgtttgactTCATCTGGCAGAACAAGAAATGGag CATTGATGCAACTCATGAGGATGGCACCCTTGGCCGCCTTATAAATGATGATCACATAAACCCAAATTGTACAATGAAAAGGATTATCGTTGAGGGAAAACCCTGTTTGTGCCTATTCGCTGCAAGAGATATCATTCCTGGAGAGGAACTCACATATGACTATGGAGGAAGTCACTGGCCTTGGAGAAAG CCTCCATGCAAGGATGATGACAACATGACAGCTATAGAGAACTGCTCTGAGGATTCTGTAACTACTGAAGGCACTTCACGATTCACAGCTgag CCTCCATGCAAGGATGATGACAACATGACAGCAATAGAGAACTGCTCTGATGATTCTGTAACTACTGAAGGCACTTCACGATTCACAGCTAag CCTCCATGCAAGGATGATGACAACATGACAGCAATAGAGAACTGCTCTGATGATTCTGTAACTACTGAAGGCACTTCACGATTCACAGCTAag cCTCCATGCAAGGATGATGACAACATGACAGCTATAGAGAACTGCTCTGAGGATTCTGTAACTACTGAAGGCATTTCACGATTCACAGCTgag CCTTTGGTTGATTACTCGGACACCGAAGATGAAGTTTTGTGTTCTAAAATTAAGACATCTTATAAAAag agATCTGTGATTCATGATGATTCGGATGATCTCTTTGAAAATTCGAGTGTAAATGGTAAAGATGACCAAGACATTCAACGTGACGTCAGACGGAATCATGCATCATTTGCAATGAGTGAACAACATTCCGCTTGTACCACAGCATCCAAAAGAGCAAAAAACACAAGA GCTAGAGGGAAGATCGCGGAGTACTCGGATGTTTCGAGCGAAGATGAGTTATCTGTTAGTGAGGAAGAGTACATTCCTGATACATCAGAGAGTTACACATCAGATAGTAGCATGAGCTTTACTGCTTCACCAAAgggtaaagaaaaaaagttacagacTTTGCCAGTCCGGAGCAGTTCAGCTGTGAACAGAATCAAAAAGTTCAGTATTCAAAGCAGCGGTGACTTAGGGAGCTCCCAGAACCACGACATAGCCAAAGTTCCTGACACATCTTCCATTCTTGACAGCGCAACATCAGTAGTTATCCCAGCTGTAATTAAAAAGAGAGGTGGATTGAGAATGTACAGCAAAAAACAACAGTGCTTTTTTTGTGAAGGTGCTTTTACAAAAATTTCTAGACACCTGGAACGAAAGCATAGAAATGAGGTAGAGGTAGCAAAAGCGTTAAGTCATCCAAAGGGCTCAAAAGAAAGGAGGATGCAACTTGAGTATCTACGTAACAAAGGGAACTTTGCTTACAATAGTACTGTTATTAATACAGGTGCAGGACTGATGATTCCGCGGAAACTGCCCAAAAAGAACCTGGAGGGGGAAAGTTTTATGCACTGCATTTACTGCAAAGGactcttcttaaaaaaaactttgtggcGACATGTCAAGGTTTGCAAATTCAAGCCTGGTGATGAGAAGCCGAAACCTGGAAAAACCCGTGTCCAGGTTCTTTGTGGCTTTGCACAACCTCCCCCACCAGGAGTAACTCATGGTGTTTGGAAGCTGTTAAATTCCATGAACCAGGACCAAGTGGCACTTGAAACTAGAAATGACTGGTGCATTTTAGAGTTAGGAAAGCATCTTTACAACAAGTATGGATCAAGAGTTAAAATGCATGAACACATCCGCCAAAAGATGAGGGAGCTTGGAAGACTCCTAATATGTGCAAGAGAGGTATCCCCCCTTACATCTATTAAAGAGCTCATTCATCCCACAAACTTCATGCATACCATCAATGCAGTTAAAAGGGCTGCTGGCTACAATGAAGAGACCAATGTATTTGAAAAGGCTAGTGTGGCTGTGAAACTTGGACAGAGTCTGAACAAAATCGCAATGCTCATTGAGAGCCACTCTACTATTAGAGGAGATGAAAAGACAGGAAAAATTGCGAACAGTTTTCAACAGCTTTATAAGTCCAGATGGCCCGAATACATTTCTACAACAGCCCGGCGAACACTGGAGGAAGCAAAATGGAATTCCCCACAATTACTTCCATTCACAGAAGATGTTAAGCTCCTTCATATATATCTTGACGAGCAAGAGAAGACCCATCGCAAACTCTTGTTAACACAGCCATCATCTCAGCACTGGGCAAAACTGGCCAAGATCACGTTAACTCAGGTTATGCTTTTCAATCGTAGACGAGAAGGGGAAGTGTCACAAATGCCATTGTCTGCATACATCTCCAGCAACCAATCGGATGCTCATCCAGATATTAGCATGGCCCTCACAGATTTAGAAAATAAACTGTGTCAGTACTTCAAGCGTGTAGAAATTAGAGGCAAAAGAGGCAGAAAGGTTCCCGTGCTTCTCACACCTTCCATGCAAGAATCAATCAGCCTGCTTCTTGAAAATCGGAATACCTGTGGAATTCCAAATGAAAATCCTTTTCTCTTTGCACGCCCGTATGCAATGACATTTTTCAGAGGCTCTGATTGCATTCGCGAATTTGCTGTTGCATGTAGTGCAAAAAATCCTCAGACTCTTACATCAACAAAGTTGAGAAAACAGATCGGGACACTTTCTGAAGTTCTTAATCTTAGCAACACAGAGTTAGATCAGTTGGCAGACTTTCTAGGCCATGACATTCGAGTTCATCGTCAATTTTACAGGTTACCTGAAGGCACCCTCCAACTGGCCAAAATTAGTAAAATTCTTCTGGCCCTCGAAAAAGGACGCTTGGCAGACTTTAAAGGGCGAAATCTTAATGAAATCAACATAGATCCAGAAG AGGAAGTTACAGTGGACAGTGATTTGGAGGAGTCCACTTCTAGTCCAAAAG AGTGCACCACAGTATCATCATCACAGCACACGGTTTGTGAGAACGGCACACTTCCAGCAGACCCAGTCTCCAAAAAAAAGAGAG gtTACGTTAAGAAGACGGCCTGGAACAAACTTGAGATACAGGCTGTGGAGAAGCATATGATGAGGTTtattaacaatcacaaaattccAGGAAAGGCAGACTGCATGAGGTGTAAAGAGGCGGAACCACTTGCACTTAAAAATAGAGAGTGGTCTACACTTAAATTTTACATCAAAAATCGAATCTCCGCTCTAAACAGAAAATATCTGCCAAATTAA
- the LOC127968823 gene encoding uncharacterized protein LOC127968823 isoform X18 — protein MKRRRIKPLKEAEDHVLRCIDKTDALEAKHINDYKGRGVFALIPFIKGDFVVEYRGEMISLIEAEQRREANQDTFFMFDFIWQNKKWSIDATHEDGTLGRLINDDHINPNCTMKRIIVEGKPCLCLFAARDIIPGEELTYDYGGSHWPWRKPPCKDDDNMTAIDNCSEDSVTTEGTSRFTAEPPCKDNDNMTAIENCSEDSVNTEGTSRFTAEPPCKDDDNMTAIENCSDDSVTTEGTSRFTAKPPCKDDDNMTAIENCSDDSVTTEGTSRFTAKPPCKDDDNMTAIENCSEDSVTTEGISRFTAEPLVDYSDTEDEVLCSKIKTSYKKRSVIHDDSDDLFENSSVNGKDDQDIQRDVRRNHASFAMSEQHSACTTASKRAKNTRARGKIAEYSDVSSEDELSVSEEEYIPDTSESYTSDSSMSFTASPKGKEKKLQTLPVRSSSAVNRIKKFSIQSSGDLGSSQNHDIAKVPDTSSILDSATSVVIPAVIKKRGGLRMYSKKQQCFFCEGAFTKISRHLERKHRNEVEVAKALSHPKGSKERRMQLEYLRNKGNFAYNSTVINTGAGLMIPRKLPKKNLEGESFMHCIYCKGLFLKKTLWRHVKVCKFKPGDEKPKPGKTRVQVLCGFAQPPPPGVTHGVWKLLNSMNQDQVALETRNDWCILELGKHLYNKYGSRVKMHEHIRQKMRELGRLLICAREVSPLTSIKELIHPTNFMHTINAVKRAAGYNEETNVFEKASVAVKLGQSLNKIAMLIESHSTIRGDEKTGKIANSFQQLYKSRWPEYISTTARRTLEEAKWNSPQLLPFTEDVKLLHIYLDEQEKTHRKLLLTQPSSQHWAKLAKITLTQVMLFNRRREGEVSQMPLSAYISSNQSDAHPDISMALTDLENKLCQYFKRVEIRGKRGRKVPVLLTPSMQESISLLLENRNTCGIPNENPFLFARPYAMTFFRGSDCIREFAVACSAKNPQTLTSTKLRKQIGTLSEVLNLSNTELDQLADFLGHDIRVHRQFYRLPEGTLQLAKISKILLALEKGRLADFKGRNLNEINIDPEEEVTVDSDLEESTSSPKECTTVSSSQHTVCENGTLPADPVSKKKRGYVKKTAWNKLEIQAVEKHMMRFINNHKIPGKADCMRCKEAEPLALKNREWSTLKFYIKNRISALNRKYLPN, from the exons ATGAAACGGAGAAGAATAAAACCGTTAAAAGAAGCGGAAGATCATGTTCTCCGTTGCATCGACAAGACCGACGCACTGGAGGCCAAACACATAAACGATTATAAAG GTCGTGGAGTCTTTGCCTTAATTCCTTTTATTAAAGGAGATTTTGTTGTCGAATATAGGGGAGAAATGATTAGCTTAATTGAAGCCGAACAAAGAAGAGAGGCCAAtcaagacactttttttatgtttgactTCATCTGGCAGAACAAGAAATGGag CATTGATGCAACTCATGAGGATGGCACCCTTGGCCGCCTTATAAATGATGATCACATAAACCCAAATTGTACAATGAAAAGGATTATCGTTGAGGGAAAACCCTGTTTGTGCCTATTCGCTGCAAGAGATATCATTCCTGGAGAGGAACTCACATATGACTATGGAGGAAGTCACTGGCCTTGGAGAAAG CCTCCATGCAAGGATGATGACAACATGACAGCAATAGATAACTGCTCTGAGGATTCTGTAACTACTGAAGGCACTTCACGATTCACAGCTgag CCTCCATGCAAGGATAATGACAACATGACAGCAATAGAGAACTGCTCTGAGGATTCTGTAAATACTGAAGGCACTTCACGATTCACAGCTgag CCTCCATGCAAGGATGATGACAACATGACAGCAATAGAGAACTGCTCTGATGATTCTGTAACTACTGAAGGCACTTCACGATTCACAGCTAag CCTCCATGCAAGGATGATGACAACATGACAGCAATAGAGAACTGCTCTGATGATTCTGTAACTACTGAAGGCACTTCACGATTCACAGCTAag cCTCCATGCAAGGATGATGACAACATGACAGCTATAGAGAACTGCTCTGAGGATTCTGTAACTACTGAAGGCATTTCACGATTCACAGCTgag CCTTTGGTTGATTACTCGGACACCGAAGATGAAGTTTTGTGTTCTAAAATTAAGACATCTTATAAAAag agATCTGTGATTCATGATGATTCGGATGATCTCTTTGAAAATTCGAGTGTAAATGGTAAAGATGACCAAGACATTCAACGTGACGTCAGACGGAATCATGCATCATTTGCAATGAGTGAACAACATTCCGCTTGTACCACAGCATCCAAAAGAGCAAAAAACACAAGA GCTAGAGGGAAGATCGCGGAGTACTCGGATGTTTCGAGCGAAGATGAGTTATCTGTTAGTGAGGAAGAGTACATTCCTGATACATCAGAGAGTTACACATCAGATAGTAGCATGAGCTTTACTGCTTCACCAAAgggtaaagaaaaaaagttacagacTTTGCCAGTCCGGAGCAGTTCAGCTGTGAACAGAATCAAAAAGTTCAGTATTCAAAGCAGCGGTGACTTAGGGAGCTCCCAGAACCACGACATAGCCAAAGTTCCTGACACATCTTCCATTCTTGACAGCGCAACATCAGTAGTTATCCCAGCTGTAATTAAAAAGAGAGGTGGATTGAGAATGTACAGCAAAAAACAACAGTGCTTTTTTTGTGAAGGTGCTTTTACAAAAATTTCTAGACACCTGGAACGAAAGCATAGAAATGAGGTAGAGGTAGCAAAAGCGTTAAGTCATCCAAAGGGCTCAAAAGAAAGGAGGATGCAACTTGAGTATCTACGTAACAAAGGGAACTTTGCTTACAATAGTACTGTTATTAATACAGGTGCAGGACTGATGATTCCGCGGAAACTGCCCAAAAAGAACCTGGAGGGGGAAAGTTTTATGCACTGCATTTACTGCAAAGGactcttcttaaaaaaaactttgtggcGACATGTCAAGGTTTGCAAATTCAAGCCTGGTGATGAGAAGCCGAAACCTGGAAAAACCCGTGTCCAGGTTCTTTGTGGCTTTGCACAACCTCCCCCACCAGGAGTAACTCATGGTGTTTGGAAGCTGTTAAATTCCATGAACCAGGACCAAGTGGCACTTGAAACTAGAAATGACTGGTGCATTTTAGAGTTAGGAAAGCATCTTTACAACAAGTATGGATCAAGAGTTAAAATGCATGAACACATCCGCCAAAAGATGAGGGAGCTTGGAAGACTCCTAATATGTGCAAGAGAGGTATCCCCCCTTACATCTATTAAAGAGCTCATTCATCCCACAAACTTCATGCATACCATCAATGCAGTTAAAAGGGCTGCTGGCTACAATGAAGAGACCAATGTATTTGAAAAGGCTAGTGTGGCTGTGAAACTTGGACAGAGTCTGAACAAAATCGCAATGCTCATTGAGAGCCACTCTACTATTAGAGGAGATGAAAAGACAGGAAAAATTGCGAACAGTTTTCAACAGCTTTATAAGTCCAGATGGCCCGAATACATTTCTACAACAGCCCGGCGAACACTGGAGGAAGCAAAATGGAATTCCCCACAATTACTTCCATTCACAGAAGATGTTAAGCTCCTTCATATATATCTTGACGAGCAAGAGAAGACCCATCGCAAACTCTTGTTAACACAGCCATCATCTCAGCACTGGGCAAAACTGGCCAAGATCACGTTAACTCAGGTTATGCTTTTCAATCGTAGACGAGAAGGGGAAGTGTCACAAATGCCATTGTCTGCATACATCTCCAGCAACCAATCGGATGCTCATCCAGATATTAGCATGGCCCTCACAGATTTAGAAAATAAACTGTGTCAGTACTTCAAGCGTGTAGAAATTAGAGGCAAAAGAGGCAGAAAGGTTCCCGTGCTTCTCACACCTTCCATGCAAGAATCAATCAGCCTGCTTCTTGAAAATCGGAATACCTGTGGAATTCCAAATGAAAATCCTTTTCTCTTTGCACGCCCGTATGCAATGACATTTTTCAGAGGCTCTGATTGCATTCGCGAATTTGCTGTTGCATGTAGTGCAAAAAATCCTCAGACTCTTACATCAACAAAGTTGAGAAAACAGATCGGGACACTTTCTGAAGTTCTTAATCTTAGCAACACAGAGTTAGATCAGTTGGCAGACTTTCTAGGCCATGACATTCGAGTTCATCGTCAATTTTACAGGTTACCTGAAGGCACCCTCCAACTGGCCAAAATTAGTAAAATTCTTCTGGCCCTCGAAAAAGGACGCTTGGCAGACTTTAAAGGGCGAAATCTTAATGAAATCAACATAGATCCAGAAG AGGAAGTTACAGTGGACAGTGATTTGGAGGAGTCCACTTCTAGTCCAAAAG AGTGCACCACAGTATCATCATCACAGCACACGGTTTGTGAGAACGGCACACTTCCAGCAGACCCAGTCTCCAAAAAAAAGAGAG gtTACGTTAAGAAGACGGCCTGGAACAAACTTGAGATACAGGCTGTGGAGAAGCATATGATGAGGTTtattaacaatcacaaaattccAGGAAAGGCAGACTGCATGAGGTGTAAAGAGGCGGAACCACTTGCACTTAAAAATAGAGAGTGGTCTACACTTAAATTTTACATCAAAAATCGAATCTCCGCTCTAAACAGAAAATATCTGCCAAATTAA
- the LOC127968823 gene encoding uncharacterized protein LOC127968823 isoform X27 produces MKRRRIKPLKEAEDHVLRCIDKTDALEAKHINDYKGRGVFALIPFIKGDFVVEYRGEMISLIEAEQRREANQDTFFMFDFIWQNKKWSIDATHEDGTLGRLINDDHINPNCTMKRIIVEGKPCLCLFAARDIIPGEELTYDYGGSHWPWRKPPCKDDDNMTAIDNCSEDSVTTEGTSRFTAEPPCKDDDNMTAIENCSDDSVTTEGTSRFTAKPPCKDDDNMTAIENCSDDSVTTEGTSRFTAKPPCKDDDNMTAIENCSEDSVTTEGISRFTAEPLVDYSDTEDEVLCSKIKTSYKKRSVIHDDSDDLFENSSVNGKDDQDIQRDVRRNHASFAMSEQHSACTTASKRAKNTRARGKIAEYSDVSSEDELSVSEEEYIPDTSESYTSDSSMSFTASPKGKEKKLQTLPVRSSSAVNRIKKFSIQSSGDLGSSQNHDIAKVPDTSSILDSATSVVIPAVIKKRGGLRMYSKKQQCFFCEGAFTKISRHLERKHRNEVEVAKALSHPKGSKERRMQLEYLRNKGNFAYNSTVINTGAGLMIPRKLPKKNLEGESFMHCIYCKGLFLKKTLWRHVKVCKFKPGDEKPKPGKTRVQVLCGFAQPPPPGVTHGVWKLLNSMNQDQVALETRNDWCILELGKHLYNKYGSRVKMHEHIRQKMRELGRLLICAREVSPLTSIKELIHPTNFMHTINAVKRAAGYNEETNVFEKASVAVKLGQSLNKIAMLIESHSTIRGDEKTGKIANSFQQLYKSRWPEYISTTARRTLEEAKWNSPQLLPFTEDVKLLHIYLDEQEKTHRKLLLTQPSSQHWAKLAKITLTQVMLFNRRREGEVSQMPLSAYISSNQSDAHPDISMALTDLENKLCQYFKRVEIRGKRGRKVPVLLTPSMQESISLLLENRNTCGIPNENPFLFARPYAMTFFRGSDCIREFAVACSAKNPQTLTSTKLRKQIGTLSEVLNLSNTELDQLADFLGHDIRVHRQFYRLPEGTLQLAKISKILLALEKGRLADFKGRNLNEINIDPEEEVTVDSDLEESTSSPKECTTVSSSQHTVCENGTLPADPVSKKKRGYVKKTAWNKLEIQAVEKHMMRFINNHKIPGKADCMRCKEAEPLALKNREWSTLKFYIKNRISALNRKYLPN; encoded by the exons ATGAAACGGAGAAGAATAAAACCGTTAAAAGAAGCGGAAGATCATGTTCTCCGTTGCATCGACAAGACCGACGCACTGGAGGCCAAACACATAAACGATTATAAAG GTCGTGGAGTCTTTGCCTTAATTCCTTTTATTAAAGGAGATTTTGTTGTCGAATATAGGGGAGAAATGATTAGCTTAATTGAAGCCGAACAAAGAAGAGAGGCCAAtcaagacactttttttatgtttgactTCATCTGGCAGAACAAGAAATGGag CATTGATGCAACTCATGAGGATGGCACCCTTGGCCGCCTTATAAATGATGATCACATAAACCCAAATTGTACAATGAAAAGGATTATCGTTGAGGGAAAACCCTGTTTGTGCCTATTCGCTGCAAGAGATATCATTCCTGGAGAGGAACTCACATATGACTATGGAGGAAGTCACTGGCCTTGGAGAAAG CCTCCATGCAAGGATGATGACAACATGACAGCAATAGATAACTGCTCTGAGGATTCTGTAACTACTGAAGGCACTTCACGATTCACAGCTgag CCTCCATGCAAGGATGATGACAACATGACAGCAATAGAGAACTGCTCTGATGATTCTGTAACTACTGAAGGCACTTCACGATTCACAGCTAag CCTCCATGCAAGGATGATGACAACATGACAGCAATAGAGAACTGCTCTGATGATTCTGTAACTACTGAAGGCACTTCACGATTCACAGCTAag cCTCCATGCAAGGATGATGACAACATGACAGCTATAGAGAACTGCTCTGAGGATTCTGTAACTACTGAAGGCATTTCACGATTCACAGCTgag CCTTTGGTTGATTACTCGGACACCGAAGATGAAGTTTTGTGTTCTAAAATTAAGACATCTTATAAAAag agATCTGTGATTCATGATGATTCGGATGATCTCTTTGAAAATTCGAGTGTAAATGGTAAAGATGACCAAGACATTCAACGTGACGTCAGACGGAATCATGCATCATTTGCAATGAGTGAACAACATTCCGCTTGTACCACAGCATCCAAAAGAGCAAAAAACACAAGA GCTAGAGGGAAGATCGCGGAGTACTCGGATGTTTCGAGCGAAGATGAGTTATCTGTTAGTGAGGAAGAGTACATTCCTGATACATCAGAGAGTTACACATCAGATAGTAGCATGAGCTTTACTGCTTCACCAAAgggtaaagaaaaaaagttacagacTTTGCCAGTCCGGAGCAGTTCAGCTGTGAACAGAATCAAAAAGTTCAGTATTCAAAGCAGCGGTGACTTAGGGAGCTCCCAGAACCACGACATAGCCAAAGTTCCTGACACATCTTCCATTCTTGACAGCGCAACATCAGTAGTTATCCCAGCTGTAATTAAAAAGAGAGGTGGATTGAGAATGTACAGCAAAAAACAACAGTGCTTTTTTTGTGAAGGTGCTTTTACAAAAATTTCTAGACACCTGGAACGAAAGCATAGAAATGAGGTAGAGGTAGCAAAAGCGTTAAGTCATCCAAAGGGCTCAAAAGAAAGGAGGATGCAACTTGAGTATCTACGTAACAAAGGGAACTTTGCTTACAATAGTACTGTTATTAATACAGGTGCAGGACTGATGATTCCGCGGAAACTGCCCAAAAAGAACCTGGAGGGGGAAAGTTTTATGCACTGCATTTACTGCAAAGGactcttcttaaaaaaaactttgtggcGACATGTCAAGGTTTGCAAATTCAAGCCTGGTGATGAGAAGCCGAAACCTGGAAAAACCCGTGTCCAGGTTCTTTGTGGCTTTGCACAACCTCCCCCACCAGGAGTAACTCATGGTGTTTGGAAGCTGTTAAATTCCATGAACCAGGACCAAGTGGCACTTGAAACTAGAAATGACTGGTGCATTTTAGAGTTAGGAAAGCATCTTTACAACAAGTATGGATCAAGAGTTAAAATGCATGAACACATCCGCCAAAAGATGAGGGAGCTTGGAAGACTCCTAATATGTGCAAGAGAGGTATCCCCCCTTACATCTATTAAAGAGCTCATTCATCCCACAAACTTCATGCATACCATCAATGCAGTTAAAAGGGCTGCTGGCTACAATGAAGAGACCAATGTATTTGAAAAGGCTAGTGTGGCTGTGAAACTTGGACAGAGTCTGAACAAAATCGCAATGCTCATTGAGAGCCACTCTACTATTAGAGGAGATGAAAAGACAGGAAAAATTGCGAACAGTTTTCAACAGCTTTATAAGTCCAGATGGCCCGAATACATTTCTACAACAGCCCGGCGAACACTGGAGGAAGCAAAATGGAATTCCCCACAATTACTTCCATTCACAGAAGATGTTAAGCTCCTTCATATATATCTTGACGAGCAAGAGAAGACCCATCGCAAACTCTTGTTAACACAGCCATCATCTCAGCACTGGGCAAAACTGGCCAAGATCACGTTAACTCAGGTTATGCTTTTCAATCGTAGACGAGAAGGGGAAGTGTCACAAATGCCATTGTCTGCATACATCTCCAGCAACCAATCGGATGCTCATCCAGATATTAGCATGGCCCTCACAGATTTAGAAAATAAACTGTGTCAGTACTTCAAGCGTGTAGAAATTAGAGGCAAAAGAGGCAGAAAGGTTCCCGTGCTTCTCACACCTTCCATGCAAGAATCAATCAGCCTGCTTCTTGAAAATCGGAATACCTGTGGAATTCCAAATGAAAATCCTTTTCTCTTTGCACGCCCGTATGCAATGACATTTTTCAGAGGCTCTGATTGCATTCGCGAATTTGCTGTTGCATGTAGTGCAAAAAATCCTCAGACTCTTACATCAACAAAGTTGAGAAAACAGATCGGGACACTTTCTGAAGTTCTTAATCTTAGCAACACAGAGTTAGATCAGTTGGCAGACTTTCTAGGCCATGACATTCGAGTTCATCGTCAATTTTACAGGTTACCTGAAGGCACCCTCCAACTGGCCAAAATTAGTAAAATTCTTCTGGCCCTCGAAAAAGGACGCTTGGCAGACTTTAAAGGGCGAAATCTTAATGAAATCAACATAGATCCAGAAG AGGAAGTTACAGTGGACAGTGATTTGGAGGAGTCCACTTCTAGTCCAAAAG AGTGCACCACAGTATCATCATCACAGCACACGGTTTGTGAGAACGGCACACTTCCAGCAGACCCAGTCTCCAAAAAAAAGAGAG gtTACGTTAAGAAGACGGCCTGGAACAAACTTGAGATACAGGCTGTGGAGAAGCATATGATGAGGTTtattaacaatcacaaaattccAGGAAAGGCAGACTGCATGAGGTGTAAAGAGGCGGAACCACTTGCACTTAAAAATAGAGAGTGGTCTACACTTAAATTTTACATCAAAAATCGAATCTCCGCTCTAAACAGAAAATATCTGCCAAATTAA